One Tachypleus tridentatus isolate NWPU-2018 chromosome 3, ASM421037v1, whole genome shotgun sequence DNA window includes the following coding sequences:
- the LOC143247651 gene encoding golgin subfamily A member 2-like isoform X2 — protein sequence MEDNTSDITNREKKLEAGLKKLKKFQQKTNRKGAKKISEKPIDSSKVSVNDKQDIVLDSKDFPAATVISENQSNVLGRTGTEDTREKLEVQEEISVLNVSKGPETQQTTLDTDVSGPLNTDLSSTESLRQITQQLNGLMSQTHAFINGEVEPGIPVGSNSVELERRNQELASLLENHRQANEQLQYQLQELKAKINRTQREFERERQDLHEKSHRDQASLKDQLQVHIQTIGILVAEKTELQSSLSQSQQTAKQKAVEIEELQGRLRASRQRVSDLEKEISTLSSSSQQLEKSSKESSKEVDRLKLDLYKLSKSNEELKHQNSELAEKLNKKLVECQDLEKELSDVSSKLAMTELHVQQISSSDCLENSQQIEELHHIKINLEKKVAEYKESFEKLTKEKDQMSQHYQDYTQKLSQELTSVRDELKQAMTERDGLAKEKSLLSERLELLEEGQKVFQLQNDKTEELSQRIERLCEENDKLKKDIDSQNNDKLELTEQLHHEQHISRELGQRLAEQEEEVSELRNQLKNMGHSSSAEPSEHQHDKVRCYEVEGHLTGSRQEELTKAQETVDTLLAQNSELRMALARQAEYLFNSTNNEISVDKETDRKNDLVATLSASVKQLEMERDYLLHQMKNQQTQRDDLKSQLTNLNSISSTNEGDIILKEDHESLKNSMKQLEGKFKKTMDQIAELSDQKQQLEHLVTQLQGETDTIADYITLYQVQRGIMRKRAAEKDEYIAQLARDREEMKARLSELQNLVMRLLEEKTHLYGIHPEPCNHPGPAVVNGNSTEVDETEPAENIEEVPVSDRTVIVDDHSQKTDNQTAQKIMDLFTEIESSNLIEKPVPDTFHPCPVCSGRLLTV from the exons TTGAAGAAATTCCAGCAGAAAACCAATAGAAAGGGAGCAAAAAAGATATCTGAAAAGCCTATTGATAGTTCGAAGGTTTCTGTGAATGACAAACAAGATATCGTCCTG GACAGTAAAGACTTCCCAGCTGCAACAGTGATCAGTGAAAATCAATCGAACGTACTTGGCAGAACTGG TACTGAAGATACTCGTGAGAAACTGGAAGTACAAGaagaaatatcagtattaaaCGTATCTAAAGGCCCAGAAACTCAACAAACAACACTCGATACAGATGTTTCAGGTCCTTTAAACAC GGACCTATCGTCAACAGAAAGTTTGAGACAAATTACACAACAGTTAAATGGTTTAATGTCTCAGACACATGCTTTTATAAATGGAGAGGTTGAACCAGGAATCCCAGTGGGAAGCAACAGTGTTGAATTGGAAAGACGGAATCAAGAACTTGCCAGTTTGTTAGAGAATCACAGACAAGCCAATGAGCAGCTGCAGTATCAGCTTCAAGAACTG AAAGCAAAGATAAATCGGACACAAAGGGAGTTTGAAAGGGAAAGACAAGATTTGCATGAAAAGTCTCACAGAGACCAGGCTTCTTTAAAAGACCAGTTACAGGTTCACATACAGACTATTGGTATTCTAGTGGCTGAAAAAACAGAGCTGCAGTCTTCATTATCCCAGAGTCAACAAACAGCCAAACAGAAAGCCG TGGAAATTGAGGAACTGCAGGGAAGATTACGAGCATCGAGACAGCGGGTGTCTGACCTCGAAAAAGAAATCTCTACATTATCTAGTTCATCTCAGCAGTTAGAAAAG AGTAGCAAGGAATCTTCCAAAGAAGTTGATAGGTTGAAGCTTGATTTGTACAAATTAAG taaatcAAACGAAGAGTTGAAACATCAGAACTCAGAGTTAGCAGAGAAACTTAATAAAAAG CTGGTAGAATGTCAAGACCTAGAGAAAGAATTGTCCGATGTCTCGAGTAAATTAGCCATGACAGAACTTCATGTGCAGCAAATCTCAAGCAGTGACTGTTTAGAGAACTCTCAGCAAATAGAAGAACTacatcacataaaaataaacctGGAGAAAAAAGTGGCCGAG TATAAAGAATCATTTGAGAAACTGACAAAAGAGAAGGACCAGATGTCACAACACTACCAAGATTACACTCAAAAGTTGAGTCAAGAACTTACGTCTGTTAGAGATGAG ctgAAACAAGCCATGACTGAAAGAGATGGTCTTGCTAAAGAAAAGTCTTTATTATCAGAAAGACTTGAACTTCTGGAAGAAGGTCAAA AAGTGTTCCAGTTACAGAATGACAAGACTGAAGAGTTAAGTCAGAGAATAGAAAGACTGTGTGAAGAAAACGATAAGTTAAAGAAAGACATTGATTCTCAA AATAACGACAAATTGGAGCTCACTGAACAATTGCATCACGAACAGCACATCAGTAGAGAACTAGGACAGAGACTTGCTGAACAAGAGGAGGAAGTTTCTGAGCTCAGAAACCAA tTAAAAAACATGGGTCACAGTTCAAGTGCAGAACCTTCTGAACATCAACATGATAAGGTGAGATGTTATGAGGTTGAAGGTCATTTGACGGGGTCTCGGCAGGAGGAATTAACGAAAGCTCAG GAAACAGTTGACACCTTGTTGGCTCAGAACTCTGAACTTCGAATGGCTTTGGCTCGTCAAGCTGAATACCTGTTTAATTCTACGAACAACGAAATTTCTGTTGATAAAGAAACTGATCGAAAGAATGACTTG GTTGCTACTCTCTCGGCATCTGTCAAGCAACTTGAAATGGAACGAGACTACCTCTTGCACCAAATGAAAAATCAACAAACCCAACGAGACGACTTGAAGTCTCAGCTGACCAATCTGAACAGTATTAGTTCAACCAATg aaggGGATATAATTCTTAAAGAAGATCATGAATCATTGAAAAATTCTATGAAACAGCTTGAG gggaaattcaagaaaacaatggaCCAAATTGCTGAACTTTCTGACCAGAAGCAACAGTTGGAACATTTAGTAACTCAACTGCAGGGAGAGACAGATACCATAG CGGACTACATAACGCTATATCAAGTGCAGCGAGGAATCATGAGGAAACGAGCAGCTGAAAAAGATGAGTACATTGCACAGTTGGCAAGGGACCGAGAAGAAATGAAG GCAAGGCTTAGTGAACTACAGAACTTGGTTATGCGACTCCTAGAAGAGAAGACACATCTATATGGCATTCACCCGGAACCGTGCAATCACCCTGGCCCGGCAGTTGTGAATGGTAACAGTACTGAAG TGGACGAAACTGAACCTGCTGAGAACATTGAAGAGGTGCCTGTCAGTGACAGGACAGTCATAGTAGATGATCACAGCCAGAAGACTGACAACCAGACAGCACAGAAAATCATGGACCTGTTTACAGAAATTGAAAGCTCAAACCTCATAGAAAAACCCGTCCCTGACACATTCCACCCGTGCCCTGTCTGCTCGGGTAGACTTCTGACCGTTTGA
- the LOC143247651 gene encoding golgin subfamily A member 2-like isoform X1, with translation MEDNTSDITNREKKLEAGLKKLKKFQQKTNRKGAKKISEKPIDSSKVSVNDKQDIVLDSKDFPAATVISENQSNVLGRTGTEDTREKLEVQEEISVLNVSKGPETQQTTLDTDVSGPLNTDLSSTESLRQITQQLNGLMSQTHAFINGEVEPGIPVGSNSVELERRNQELASLLENHRQANEQLQYQLQELKAKINRTQREFERERQDLHEKSHRDQASLKDQLQVHIQTIGILVAEKTELQSSLSQSQQTAKQKAVEIEELQGRLRASRQRVSDLEKEISTLSSSSQQLEKSSKESSKEVDRLKLDLYKLSKSNEELKHQNSELAEKLNKKLVECQDLEKELSDVSSKLAMTELHVQQISSSDCLENSQQIEELHHIKINLEKKVAEYKESFEKLTKEKDQMSQHYQDYTQKLSQELTSVRDELKQAMTERDGLAKEKSLLSERLELLEEGQKVFQLQNDKTEELSQRIERLCEENDKLKKDIDSQVRDNTHISQLLEEREAKLEELEVAIARREETHVDNVQLLEKIQSEKVAASRAMVQNKQLKQQLEELQNGLVKVNNDKLELTEQLHHEQHISRELGQRLAEQEEEVSELRNQLKNMGHSSSAEPSEHQHDKVRCYEVEGHLTGSRQEELTKAQETVDTLLAQNSELRMALARQAEYLFNSTNNEISVDKETDRKNDLVATLSASVKQLEMERDYLLHQMKNQQTQRDDLKSQLTNLNSISSTNEGDIILKEDHESLKNSMKQLEGKFKKTMDQIAELSDQKQQLEHLVTQLQGETDTIADYITLYQVQRGIMRKRAAEKDEYIAQLARDREEMKARLSELQNLVMRLLEEKTHLYGIHPEPCNHPGPAVVNGNSTEVDETEPAENIEEVPVSDRTVIVDDHSQKTDNQTAQKIMDLFTEIESSNLIEKPVPDTFHPCPVCSGRLLTV, from the exons TTGAAGAAATTCCAGCAGAAAACCAATAGAAAGGGAGCAAAAAAGATATCTGAAAAGCCTATTGATAGTTCGAAGGTTTCTGTGAATGACAAACAAGATATCGTCCTG GACAGTAAAGACTTCCCAGCTGCAACAGTGATCAGTGAAAATCAATCGAACGTACTTGGCAGAACTGG TACTGAAGATACTCGTGAGAAACTGGAAGTACAAGaagaaatatcagtattaaaCGTATCTAAAGGCCCAGAAACTCAACAAACAACACTCGATACAGATGTTTCAGGTCCTTTAAACAC GGACCTATCGTCAACAGAAAGTTTGAGACAAATTACACAACAGTTAAATGGTTTAATGTCTCAGACACATGCTTTTATAAATGGAGAGGTTGAACCAGGAATCCCAGTGGGAAGCAACAGTGTTGAATTGGAAAGACGGAATCAAGAACTTGCCAGTTTGTTAGAGAATCACAGACAAGCCAATGAGCAGCTGCAGTATCAGCTTCAAGAACTG AAAGCAAAGATAAATCGGACACAAAGGGAGTTTGAAAGGGAAAGACAAGATTTGCATGAAAAGTCTCACAGAGACCAGGCTTCTTTAAAAGACCAGTTACAGGTTCACATACAGACTATTGGTATTCTAGTGGCTGAAAAAACAGAGCTGCAGTCTTCATTATCCCAGAGTCAACAAACAGCCAAACAGAAAGCCG TGGAAATTGAGGAACTGCAGGGAAGATTACGAGCATCGAGACAGCGGGTGTCTGACCTCGAAAAAGAAATCTCTACATTATCTAGTTCATCTCAGCAGTTAGAAAAG AGTAGCAAGGAATCTTCCAAAGAAGTTGATAGGTTGAAGCTTGATTTGTACAAATTAAG taaatcAAACGAAGAGTTGAAACATCAGAACTCAGAGTTAGCAGAGAAACTTAATAAAAAG CTGGTAGAATGTCAAGACCTAGAGAAAGAATTGTCCGATGTCTCGAGTAAATTAGCCATGACAGAACTTCATGTGCAGCAAATCTCAAGCAGTGACTGTTTAGAGAACTCTCAGCAAATAGAAGAACTacatcacataaaaataaacctGGAGAAAAAAGTGGCCGAG TATAAAGAATCATTTGAGAAACTGACAAAAGAGAAGGACCAGATGTCACAACACTACCAAGATTACACTCAAAAGTTGAGTCAAGAACTTACGTCTGTTAGAGATGAG ctgAAACAAGCCATGACTGAAAGAGATGGTCTTGCTAAAGAAAAGTCTTTATTATCAGAAAGACTTGAACTTCTGGAAGAAGGTCAAA AAGTGTTCCAGTTACAGAATGACAAGACTGAAGAGTTAAGTCAGAGAATAGAAAGACTGTGTGAAGAAAACGATAAGTTAAAGAAAGACATTGATTCTCAA GTCAGAGACAATACTCACATCAGCCAGCTTCTGGAGGAGCGGGAAGCAAAGCTGGAGGAACTAGAAGTTGCCATTGCAAGACGAGAGGAAACCCACGTTGACAATGTCCAGCTCCTGGAGAAAATTCAGAGCGAAAAAGTGGCTGCTAGTAGAGCAATGGTTCAGAACAAACAGCTGAAACAACAGCTGGAAGAGCTCCAAAACGGTCTTGTTAAAGTT AATAACGACAAATTGGAGCTCACTGAACAATTGCATCACGAACAGCACATCAGTAGAGAACTAGGACAGAGACTTGCTGAACAAGAGGAGGAAGTTTCTGAGCTCAGAAACCAA tTAAAAAACATGGGTCACAGTTCAAGTGCAGAACCTTCTGAACATCAACATGATAAGGTGAGATGTTATGAGGTTGAAGGTCATTTGACGGGGTCTCGGCAGGAGGAATTAACGAAAGCTCAG GAAACAGTTGACACCTTGTTGGCTCAGAACTCTGAACTTCGAATGGCTTTGGCTCGTCAAGCTGAATACCTGTTTAATTCTACGAACAACGAAATTTCTGTTGATAAAGAAACTGATCGAAAGAATGACTTG GTTGCTACTCTCTCGGCATCTGTCAAGCAACTTGAAATGGAACGAGACTACCTCTTGCACCAAATGAAAAATCAACAAACCCAACGAGACGACTTGAAGTCTCAGCTGACCAATCTGAACAGTATTAGTTCAACCAATg aaggGGATATAATTCTTAAAGAAGATCATGAATCATTGAAAAATTCTATGAAACAGCTTGAG gggaaattcaagaaaacaatggaCCAAATTGCTGAACTTTCTGACCAGAAGCAACAGTTGGAACATTTAGTAACTCAACTGCAGGGAGAGACAGATACCATAG CGGACTACATAACGCTATATCAAGTGCAGCGAGGAATCATGAGGAAACGAGCAGCTGAAAAAGATGAGTACATTGCACAGTTGGCAAGGGACCGAGAAGAAATGAAG GCAAGGCTTAGTGAACTACAGAACTTGGTTATGCGACTCCTAGAAGAGAAGACACATCTATATGGCATTCACCCGGAACCGTGCAATCACCCTGGCCCGGCAGTTGTGAATGGTAACAGTACTGAAG TGGACGAAACTGAACCTGCTGAGAACATTGAAGAGGTGCCTGTCAGTGACAGGACAGTCATAGTAGATGATCACAGCCAGAAGACTGACAACCAGACAGCACAGAAAATCATGGACCTGTTTACAGAAATTGAAAGCTCAAACCTCATAGAAAAACCCGTCCCTGACACATTCCACCCGTGCCCTGTCTGCTCGGGTAGACTTCTGACCGTTTGA
- the LOC143247651 gene encoding golgin subfamily A member 2-like isoform X3, which translates to MSQTHAFINGEVEPGIPVGSNSVELERRNQELASLLENHRQANEQLQYQLQELKAKINRTQREFERERQDLHEKSHRDQASLKDQLQVHIQTIGILVAEKTELQSSLSQSQQTAKQKAVEIEELQGRLRASRQRVSDLEKEISTLSSSSQQLEKSSKESSKEVDRLKLDLYKLSKSNEELKHQNSELAEKLNKKLVECQDLEKELSDVSSKLAMTELHVQQISSSDCLENSQQIEELHHIKINLEKKVAEYKESFEKLTKEKDQMSQHYQDYTQKLSQELTSVRDELKQAMTERDGLAKEKSLLSERLELLEEGQKVFQLQNDKTEELSQRIERLCEENDKLKKDIDSQVRDNTHISQLLEEREAKLEELEVAIARREETHVDNVQLLEKIQSEKVAASRAMVQNKQLKQQLEELQNGLVKVNNDKLELTEQLHHEQHISRELGQRLAEQEEEVSELRNQLKNMGHSSSAEPSEHQHDKVRCYEVEGHLTGSRQEELTKAQETVDTLLAQNSELRMALARQAEYLFNSTNNEISVDKETDRKNDLVATLSASVKQLEMERDYLLHQMKNQQTQRDDLKSQLTNLNSISSTNEGDIILKEDHESLKNSMKQLEGKFKKTMDQIAELSDQKQQLEHLVTQLQGETDTIADYITLYQVQRGIMRKRAAEKDEYIAQLARDREEMKARLSELQNLVMRLLEEKTHLYGIHPEPCNHPGPAVVNGNSTEVDETEPAENIEEVPVSDRTVIVDDHSQKTDNQTAQKIMDLFTEIESSNLIEKPVPDTFHPCPVCSGRLLTV; encoded by the exons ATGTCTCAGACACATGCTTTTATAAATGGAGAGGTTGAACCAGGAATCCCAGTGGGAAGCAACAGTGTTGAATTGGAAAGACGGAATCAAGAACTTGCCAGTTTGTTAGAGAATCACAGACAAGCCAATGAGCAGCTGCAGTATCAGCTTCAAGAACTG AAAGCAAAGATAAATCGGACACAAAGGGAGTTTGAAAGGGAAAGACAAGATTTGCATGAAAAGTCTCACAGAGACCAGGCTTCTTTAAAAGACCAGTTACAGGTTCACATACAGACTATTGGTATTCTAGTGGCTGAAAAAACAGAGCTGCAGTCTTCATTATCCCAGAGTCAACAAACAGCCAAACAGAAAGCCG TGGAAATTGAGGAACTGCAGGGAAGATTACGAGCATCGAGACAGCGGGTGTCTGACCTCGAAAAAGAAATCTCTACATTATCTAGTTCATCTCAGCAGTTAGAAAAG AGTAGCAAGGAATCTTCCAAAGAAGTTGATAGGTTGAAGCTTGATTTGTACAAATTAAG taaatcAAACGAAGAGTTGAAACATCAGAACTCAGAGTTAGCAGAGAAACTTAATAAAAAG CTGGTAGAATGTCAAGACCTAGAGAAAGAATTGTCCGATGTCTCGAGTAAATTAGCCATGACAGAACTTCATGTGCAGCAAATCTCAAGCAGTGACTGTTTAGAGAACTCTCAGCAAATAGAAGAACTacatcacataaaaataaacctGGAGAAAAAAGTGGCCGAG TATAAAGAATCATTTGAGAAACTGACAAAAGAGAAGGACCAGATGTCACAACACTACCAAGATTACACTCAAAAGTTGAGTCAAGAACTTACGTCTGTTAGAGATGAG ctgAAACAAGCCATGACTGAAAGAGATGGTCTTGCTAAAGAAAAGTCTTTATTATCAGAAAGACTTGAACTTCTGGAAGAAGGTCAAA AAGTGTTCCAGTTACAGAATGACAAGACTGAAGAGTTAAGTCAGAGAATAGAAAGACTGTGTGAAGAAAACGATAAGTTAAAGAAAGACATTGATTCTCAA GTCAGAGACAATACTCACATCAGCCAGCTTCTGGAGGAGCGGGAAGCAAAGCTGGAGGAACTAGAAGTTGCCATTGCAAGACGAGAGGAAACCCACGTTGACAATGTCCAGCTCCTGGAGAAAATTCAGAGCGAAAAAGTGGCTGCTAGTAGAGCAATGGTTCAGAACAAACAGCTGAAACAACAGCTGGAAGAGCTCCAAAACGGTCTTGTTAAAGTT AATAACGACAAATTGGAGCTCACTGAACAATTGCATCACGAACAGCACATCAGTAGAGAACTAGGACAGAGACTTGCTGAACAAGAGGAGGAAGTTTCTGAGCTCAGAAACCAA tTAAAAAACATGGGTCACAGTTCAAGTGCAGAACCTTCTGAACATCAACATGATAAGGTGAGATGTTATGAGGTTGAAGGTCATTTGACGGGGTCTCGGCAGGAGGAATTAACGAAAGCTCAG GAAACAGTTGACACCTTGTTGGCTCAGAACTCTGAACTTCGAATGGCTTTGGCTCGTCAAGCTGAATACCTGTTTAATTCTACGAACAACGAAATTTCTGTTGATAAAGAAACTGATCGAAAGAATGACTTG GTTGCTACTCTCTCGGCATCTGTCAAGCAACTTGAAATGGAACGAGACTACCTCTTGCACCAAATGAAAAATCAACAAACCCAACGAGACGACTTGAAGTCTCAGCTGACCAATCTGAACAGTATTAGTTCAACCAATg aaggGGATATAATTCTTAAAGAAGATCATGAATCATTGAAAAATTCTATGAAACAGCTTGAG gggaaattcaagaaaacaatggaCCAAATTGCTGAACTTTCTGACCAGAAGCAACAGTTGGAACATTTAGTAACTCAACTGCAGGGAGAGACAGATACCATAG CGGACTACATAACGCTATATCAAGTGCAGCGAGGAATCATGAGGAAACGAGCAGCTGAAAAAGATGAGTACATTGCACAGTTGGCAAGGGACCGAGAAGAAATGAAG GCAAGGCTTAGTGAACTACAGAACTTGGTTATGCGACTCCTAGAAGAGAAGACACATCTATATGGCATTCACCCGGAACCGTGCAATCACCCTGGCCCGGCAGTTGTGAATGGTAACAGTACTGAAG TGGACGAAACTGAACCTGCTGAGAACATTGAAGAGGTGCCTGTCAGTGACAGGACAGTCATAGTAGATGATCACAGCCAGAAGACTGACAACCAGACAGCACAGAAAATCATGGACCTGTTTACAGAAATTGAAAGCTCAAACCTCATAGAAAAACCCGTCCCTGACACATTCCACCCGTGCCCTGTCTGCTCGGGTAGACTTCTGACCGTTTGA
- the LOC143247651 gene encoding golgin subfamily A member 2-like isoform X4, with protein MEDNTSDITNREKKLEAGLKKLKKFQQKTNRKGAKKISEKPIDSSKVSVNDKQDIVLDSKDFPAATVISENQSNVLGRTGTEDTREKLEVQEEISVLNVSKGPETQQTTLDTDVSGPLNTDLSSTESLRQITQQLNGLMSQTHAFINGEVEPGIPVGSNSVELERRNQELASLLENHRQANEQLQYQLQELKAKINRTQREFERERQDLHEKSHRDQASLKDQLQVHIQTIGILVAEKTELQSSLSQSQQTAKQKAVEIEELQGRLRASRQRVSDLEKEISTLSSSSQQLEKSSKESSKEVDRLKLDLYKLSKSNEELKHQNSELAEKLNKKLVECQDLEKELSDVSSKLAMTELHVQQISSSDCLENSQQIEELHHIKINLEKKVAEYKESFEKLTKEKDQMSQHYQDYTQKLSQELTSVRDELKQAMTERDGLAKEKSLLSERLELLEEGQKVFQLQNDKTEELSQRIERLCEENDKLKKDIDSQVRDNTHISQLLEEREAKLEELEVAIARREETHVDNVQLLEKIQSEKVAASRAMVQNKQLKQQLEELQNGLVKVNNDKLELTEQLHHEQHISRELGQRLAEQEEEVSELRNQLKNMGHSSSAEPSEHQHDKVRCYEVEGHLTGSRQEELTKAQETVDTLLAQNSELRMALARQAEYLFNSTNNEISVDKETDRKNDLVATLSASVKQLEMERDYLLHQMKNQQTQRDDLKSQLTNLNSISSTNEGDIILKDHDICTCFLFLN; from the exons TTGAAGAAATTCCAGCAGAAAACCAATAGAAAGGGAGCAAAAAAGATATCTGAAAAGCCTATTGATAGTTCGAAGGTTTCTGTGAATGACAAACAAGATATCGTCCTG GACAGTAAAGACTTCCCAGCTGCAACAGTGATCAGTGAAAATCAATCGAACGTACTTGGCAGAACTGG TACTGAAGATACTCGTGAGAAACTGGAAGTACAAGaagaaatatcagtattaaaCGTATCTAAAGGCCCAGAAACTCAACAAACAACACTCGATACAGATGTTTCAGGTCCTTTAAACAC GGACCTATCGTCAACAGAAAGTTTGAGACAAATTACACAACAGTTAAATGGTTTAATGTCTCAGACACATGCTTTTATAAATGGAGAGGTTGAACCAGGAATCCCAGTGGGAAGCAACAGTGTTGAATTGGAAAGACGGAATCAAGAACTTGCCAGTTTGTTAGAGAATCACAGACAAGCCAATGAGCAGCTGCAGTATCAGCTTCAAGAACTG AAAGCAAAGATAAATCGGACACAAAGGGAGTTTGAAAGGGAAAGACAAGATTTGCATGAAAAGTCTCACAGAGACCAGGCTTCTTTAAAAGACCAGTTACAGGTTCACATACAGACTATTGGTATTCTAGTGGCTGAAAAAACAGAGCTGCAGTCTTCATTATCCCAGAGTCAACAAACAGCCAAACAGAAAGCCG TGGAAATTGAGGAACTGCAGGGAAGATTACGAGCATCGAGACAGCGGGTGTCTGACCTCGAAAAAGAAATCTCTACATTATCTAGTTCATCTCAGCAGTTAGAAAAG AGTAGCAAGGAATCTTCCAAAGAAGTTGATAGGTTGAAGCTTGATTTGTACAAATTAAG taaatcAAACGAAGAGTTGAAACATCAGAACTCAGAGTTAGCAGAGAAACTTAATAAAAAG CTGGTAGAATGTCAAGACCTAGAGAAAGAATTGTCCGATGTCTCGAGTAAATTAGCCATGACAGAACTTCATGTGCAGCAAATCTCAAGCAGTGACTGTTTAGAGAACTCTCAGCAAATAGAAGAACTacatcacataaaaataaacctGGAGAAAAAAGTGGCCGAG TATAAAGAATCATTTGAGAAACTGACAAAAGAGAAGGACCAGATGTCACAACACTACCAAGATTACACTCAAAAGTTGAGTCAAGAACTTACGTCTGTTAGAGATGAG ctgAAACAAGCCATGACTGAAAGAGATGGTCTTGCTAAAGAAAAGTCTTTATTATCAGAAAGACTTGAACTTCTGGAAGAAGGTCAAA AAGTGTTCCAGTTACAGAATGACAAGACTGAAGAGTTAAGTCAGAGAATAGAAAGACTGTGTGAAGAAAACGATAAGTTAAAGAAAGACATTGATTCTCAA GTCAGAGACAATACTCACATCAGCCAGCTTCTGGAGGAGCGGGAAGCAAAGCTGGAGGAACTAGAAGTTGCCATTGCAAGACGAGAGGAAACCCACGTTGACAATGTCCAGCTCCTGGAGAAAATTCAGAGCGAAAAAGTGGCTGCTAGTAGAGCAATGGTTCAGAACAAACAGCTGAAACAACAGCTGGAAGAGCTCCAAAACGGTCTTGTTAAAGTT AATAACGACAAATTGGAGCTCACTGAACAATTGCATCACGAACAGCACATCAGTAGAGAACTAGGACAGAGACTTGCTGAACAAGAGGAGGAAGTTTCTGAGCTCAGAAACCAA tTAAAAAACATGGGTCACAGTTCAAGTGCAGAACCTTCTGAACATCAACATGATAAGGTGAGATGTTATGAGGTTGAAGGTCATTTGACGGGGTCTCGGCAGGAGGAATTAACGAAAGCTCAG GAAACAGTTGACACCTTGTTGGCTCAGAACTCTGAACTTCGAATGGCTTTGGCTCGTCAAGCTGAATACCTGTTTAATTCTACGAACAACGAAATTTCTGTTGATAAAGAAACTGATCGAAAGAATGACTTG GTTGCTACTCTCTCGGCATCTGTCAAGCAACTTGAAATGGAACGAGACTACCTCTTGCACCAAATGAAAAATCAACAAACCCAACGAGACGACTTGAAGTCTCAGCTGACCAATCTGAACAGTATTAGTTCAACCAATg aagggGATATAATTCTTAAAGATCATGATATTTGtacctgttttttatttttaaattaa